The Nicotiana tomentosiformis chromosome 2, ASM39032v3, whole genome shotgun sequence genome includes the window GATTTTTTAGGTATAACATAATTTTGAAAGAATTTACCAAATGAACCTAATTAGCTGCTGAAAGATCAGTGAAAACTAAAGAACCGTCATCAAAGACATGATGCTCAAATGCACCCAGGACTCATATAAAGATGGACCTGAAGTTTCAAGAATCTCAACCCTCTTTAGCAAAACCTGGCTAAGTATTAGATATAAAAATTGTGGACTAGACCAAAGACCTAAAAATGCCTGTGTGTTAGGTTGTCCCAGTAAGAACATTTGAATTATTTTACTTATCAAAGAAGAATTTGGCCACTGAGGACTTCACAACAAATCCTACCTAACCTATATGTAGATAGCTTCTTAAGAAGTGGATTGCTTAAAAAGACAAATTCCAACTCATTTATTGAAGTACGACTAATGAATTGTGTGAATCATGTCTAAAAAAGCTTATATTGTTATAAAAGGATACTCTTTCGATAAGGTTACACTTTTGTTATAGAAGGATActtttctttatttatattaGCAATGCGCCTTCTCCGATGCATACCTGATTGGTTTTCCAGTACAACCAcgtaaaaatacttttttaatgGCTATGAGATTCAAACTAAGGACGTCCCTTAACTCCGATACCATCAGAAAGAATAAGTGAAGCGACAGAGAAAATTTGAGAGCATGTGAAGATTAGTTTATAATGCACGTTTTATTATAACTATAGCTATATATATTTATGCGATGTATAACAATATGTTACATAAATTATAACTACTTATGTTTACTAACAACAACACAGTCAAAGTATAGTCTCTTTTTTTTTATAACCGAAAATATACTTAAGAAAAGAGTAGTCTCTCTTCCAATAGCTAACCTCTAGATATTGTTTCACCATAAGTCAATGAAAATGATGATAGTGGGAGAGAGTAGTGGGCGACTCTGAGTAAAGAGGAGCCATTGAGTTTCAAGGCGAAACCCCTGTTGGCCTCCCCGCCATTATGCAATTCCTATGGTCTAATCTCCAAAAAATTGAAGGTCAGATGACTGAGGAGTCAGTACATTGATTTATGCAAAATGCTCGTTGACTCTCTTGTGAACAACttgaaaagaaataaaacaaaggCGTATGAAGGCACAGAGAGCTGTTTTCAGGGATATTTGGAACTTCACCACTTCTTTAAACCTTTTTACTAAACATGAACTTTTTCTAATGATTTAGATTATTCGATGCTTTTTCTAGAAAGCTGCCTTTTGTCCCAACACATTCTACTTTCTAAACAACTTGTATACGAGGCTTTCCCCTTTTTTCGTGGCAAACCTTACACAACCATAAAGGCTCTTAAAAGTGAATTAGCCAACATTTtgttgttaaataaaataaagaactCAAAGTGCATCATTTTCATTCATTCACTCATTTAACAATACGGGAAAATGCATGATTGGATCTAATAATGAGGTTTTGAGGAGCATAGCAACAAAGGTTTTTCCAGCATCACTAATATACATTGGCACATTGGAATATAACGGCCAAATGGAGTGAAGCAAATAGTGGGATTCATACCGCAGACTTAGGGATTGAGACATAGTTGTATTTGTTGTGTAGCAATATGTGTAGGCATAAATCAAAGAATGTATGCAAGAGAAACGATACAccacaaccccccccccccccccccaaggccAAACTCCCCGGTCAATCCAAGAAAACCCCAACAAGGAACAAGGTTCTAAGAGGAAGATAGCATAATCAAGCTGTCCTAAAGGTGCCATTTCTAATGCAGCTGCGAGCAGGGTCAAAAGTACATTGTATCATATTAGGGATATCAAATGCATTTGTGATTTTATTTCATTACCCCAACAAGGAACAAGGTTCTAAGGGCAAGAGGGCATAATCAAACTGTCCTAAAGGAACCATTTCTAATGTAGCCGCGAGCAGGGTCAATGTACATTGTATCATATTAGGGATATCAAATGCATTTGctgattttattttgttttttattaGCAAACTCACAGATGCATTCGCTGATTTGAGTCACAAagcaaaaacaaacaaaaaagtaAGATTCGCTGATTTGAGTCACAGATGCATTCCAATCTCCTGCTTTTGAagccttccccccccccccccccacacacacacacttttTTTTGTTGTGAAGTCTTTCTCCTATTTTGCAGTATTCTCCTCTTGTTCTTTTTTAGTTTGTGGGGCcgttttgctttttttttttttggccttTTTCCCCCGGAATCTTTTTATAATCATACAATTGGGGGGTTCTTATTCATTGCTACATTCAAATAATATTATTAGTAATTGTTTACAAATATTTGCCAAAAACCAAGATATTTTGAAATAAAACTAAATATATCATGCATTATTAATTAGGGAAAAGTTAACAATTCTCTAAAACTTTAACACTATTATGAGTTTATTTTCTCTTTTGAGTTGACATTTTCTTTAAACATATCAACATGAAGCAGATACTAGAGTTATATTGAATTTGATGTAGGATTGTTCTCTTTGCATGCCGTTTCTTTCCTATGTAGACTAACCATTAAATTATGGTAGTACTAATATCTCCATGTTCAAAGTTTATTTCACATGAATGGAGAGGGTAAACCCTTAACAAAAACTATTCCTTTTTTTGGTCTCTTTGATTTCCTATTTTTTGGGACAATATCTGCCTTAGAAAATATTATGCTTCGCCAATAAAGATTTTCATTCTCTCTGTTTTGACATTTGATAGgtgtatatataaaaaaaaaattctagaaACTGAAACTATGAACAAAAGATCAGACTGAGTTAATCTAAAACCAACTGAATCAACCAAAAGCATATTCCTGCTTAGATTCTACGACTAGTGACATGTGTACATTTAAGGCGGTGGTGCACTCACTCCTATCAAATCCTGCATCCGCCTCGGGTAGCAATATGTATATactaaggtctgcgtacacaccaccctccccagatcccacttgtgGGATCAGATGgatatgttgatgttgttgttgttgtaagcatgAGCACGTAGCATGTATAAGCAATGTATGTAACCAGCGAGAAGATGCATATTAAAGTTACCTTCAATGAGTGGAAGGTTTCTTAAACCTGCAATATCTCACATCTCTCTCTCCATCAATTCCCCACCACGCCAATGCTTGAAAGGTCTTTAGAGCACTGGAATCATCATCCGTAGTAGCATTTGCATCAGCATCCCTGGCTTCAAAGGTGATGTAACACCACATCCCAGCAGCATATGAAGTGTTCACAGTCACATTTTTCACATATCGGTATGTTGTAGCCTAAATAAATAGAGGACAAGCAAAAATATCAATAACAGAATACAATTTTCCAAAAAGAGAATGAAGCAGTTAAGTAAGCACGCACTTACATTCTGTGAATTGAAATTTTCAATGGCTCTGCGGGAGAGGTCAACAAATATTGGGTCGCCCTCGTTACCCCGTTGTGGCAAAATTGGAGCCCCAATACCAGCACCCAAAGTCAAATCCAGAGTAATATCAAAACCCTATTACAGAAAAGGACAAATCAACAAGCATAAAAAGGCATATACTCCACAAGAATAATAACGTAGATAGCATAGCACCTACCTCGCTCTCCTCGACCTGCCGGTTATACTCGTCCTGAAGCTCACGGCTCATTCTGCGAACCGTCCGCATACATAACAAGATCATCATCAGAATCGTAGTATTCGTCTTCACCGTCACCTTCCTTATCAATGGACCTTGCGAAATTCTGATTTGGACCTCCTCCATCACCTAACTCCTTCACACTCTCCTCTTCCAATTTTCGCTTCCCCTGACGAGCAATCTCCGCCATTCACACTCTCCTCTTCCAATTTTCGCTTCCCCTGACGAGCAATCTCCGCCATCGCAATAGCACACCGCGGAAGCTGCTGACTGAAATATCCTTTAGGCCCTAACCCTAACGACCTCTTTGGTCATAAATTTTGGCTGAATTTTGCCTCCATTTTGGCCAAATTCAATAGCtgtttttgggccaaaatattactaatatattttttaaaaattgctccaaacttttgtattttataaaaaagctcaccatttattattttataacgatCTTGCTTTATCTTCCCGGTCATCTATTGatagtgtattatgtagttcattataaaaataataattttgtattaaatttatttattttcagaactatggtttgcgataatataatgaatgttattgataatggcactgttgggtatttgtgatagtttttagaatttatgggtataagtcatattttatatttttttaaaccaAATTTTACCCAAAAcaaatgtccaaacacatttttattTTCAAACCAAACTACACCCAAATTAAATTTTTCAGTATAAATTTAGgaatttatggccaaacgctagctaaaaaAAACGCTTTTCCCAATTTCGAGATACTAGTAGCGGgagaagatgatcaattgggttGATTTCTTTTGGTCTTTATTATATACACCTCAACGCATATAGCCTGGGCTGTTAGGATTTTGTAAAACTACAATATCTTTGTAAATCGTTAAGAGTTCTTATGTGGATAGAGGTGTCGAAATTGGTCTAAAAACATGACTTGCCCAATATGCCCAAGTTTGGGTGGGTCATTGACCCGTTTATTATTAACTCAATTcattttcaatctcatcccaattcaTCTAAAAGTTGTGGGACTAATCTAAAAATCTTTCACATAGTTTTTTCACGGGAAAGCCCTTCTAGAATTATGTTTAACGTCCCTTTATGACTTTCCCGATCGACGCCTTGGGTCGGTAGCTGGGTGTCTTCATTTAAGCGATGATACAGAAAAAGAACGAAATAAAGTGAGAGTCCCGGGGTTGAAAAAGAGTCGAGTCGATCTGGCTCGGCGATCGGAAGAAGCAAAACAAAATTAGGATTTGGCCAAAAGATTCATTAACATTTTATGTTTAGAGGGAAGATTAATCCACAACTGTAAACTAACAGTGGAAACTATAGGAAAAAGGTGTTGTTCCCGTCGAAACTTTTTAAAATCCTCAATTTGATCCTGGAAATTAACTTGATTATTGTACATTCTATGATGGTTTGGTAGTACCAAGCAAAAGAAAGGTCTTAGAACTGCAGCACAATGAAGCTATTTGAATTGTGAGTTATCCCATTTGGGGCTCTATCAACTCCTTTCATTTTCCAAGTTAAAGTAACCATTATTGAATAGGGTCTTAACACTATTAGTTTTTAAAATGCATTCCAAATATGTCATTATGATATACTACGTGATATTTATGTTCCAATCACACGAAATGCTATGTTTCTTATATGGCTTATGACTTTATGTGCACGATGGATGTGCTTAAGACATGTTTTACTAAGTTAAGGATGTGACGTTGTCCTCATATGAGTTTGCTATGAATTACAGTTACAAGTCTTGACTATGATATCAAGGTTTCCTGATTTCGTTGGAATTGATTTTGATAAAGTAGCAATTCTTTTACTTCGTTAGAAGTATTACCTGTAGCATTAGCAGTAAAGAAGCTCCGCGCAGGTGCATAACAAGAGCTAAAGATGTTGGCATTACATGATATCTTGGATACAACCCACTTATTAGTTGGTTTTATTAGATAGCTTTAGTCCAGATCTGGCCCAAAGTTTGGCCCACATATATTTATAAGTTTTCGGGTTTACAGCCCATGTAAAATAGGGTTGTGTGTTTAAAATTTTGTCCCCAAGTATAAATATAGGTTTCTAGAAGTCTCTGTATAGATTTTTACACtcataattaaaatattaattttttctcTAAGCTCTCTTCTTTTCTCTTGTCTGAAACCCTAACCAATTCATATACGTTGTAGATGGTTGGTTAAtcttcacatggtatcagagccatgggcGTTAGATAGATCTTTACGAGAGGAGTCAATCGATCTTACCCTTACCGTTTGAATCGAAGGTTTTGCTTGTTCACCATTTTTTTGCGATTTGGTCTGCGACTACAATCTTTCGATTTTTTGCTGAAAATTGGATTATCAGTGAGTATTTCTCTCTTTTGCCGAGTTTTATTTTGAGTTGGTTTGGAAGACTTTTTTTTTTGTGACAGAAAAACCTTAGACATTTTCTTTTGCATCTAAGTGTTATGTACCTTCCTAAAATGGTGAATACTGAAATTCATGTGAGTGCTAGTTCTAATGATAATTCTACATGCATTCCTGACCCCATAAGTCCTTTATTTCTCCACTCGTCTAATATACCTGGGATGTGTTTGGTGAGCACTCCATTCTCTGGGTCGGGGTATGGAGGTTGAAGAAGAAGCATGATAGTCTCGTTCTACTAAGAATAAAATAGGATTTGTCTATGGCTCATGTCCTAGGCCAGTTACCACTGATGTTGCAAAACTGTGTCAATGGGATAGATGCAACAATATGGTAATTTCGTGGCTAACCAGCTCACTTTCACTAACCATAGCTGAGAGTGTCCAGTACTCCGAGATAGCTGAGAGTATTTGGAATCAATTGGAGAGTAGGTATGGGGCTGTAAATGCTACTAAGGTGTTTGAAATAAATAAGTAATTGGCCGCCACACAACAAGGTTCCCTTGACATTGCGTCATATTTCAATAAACTAAAGAAGCTTTGGCATGAGTTGGGTACAATGCGTAAGAaccctgaaaatatttacatgtgTGCTGCAAGAGATGGTATTCAAAAGGATGAGGAGGAGGATAAGCTTCATCAGTTTCTTATGGGCCTAAATGGAATCTATGTGGGAGTAAGAAGCAATTTGCTAATGATGCAACCTCCTCCCACACTTGATAGTGCATACAACATGCTTCTTCAAGATGAAAATCAGAGACAAGTTCAATACACCCCCCAACTGGTTCCAGAAGCTGTTTCTTTCAATATGAATGTCAGCAATAAAACTTTCCATCCAAATGCCAATGCCAAtgtcaacaataagacattccctcCAAAGCAATATACTCAGAAAGTGGACTTTGATTAGTCTAGGGGAAATATTTTTTTGCAAATATTGTAAAAACCTGGACACATAATCGACAAATGCTACAAGTTACATGGATTTCCACAGAATTTCAAATTCAAGAAGGGGAAAGATATGGCTTCTAATATGACTGCTGAGGCTGAGTATCCTGCAACAGCCTGCACTCCACCTCAGTACAACTCACCTCAACTTTACACTACTTCTGACCATGAGGAACAAGCCTCTTCAGTACCTGGATTGACCAAGCAACAGTATGTACAACTTATGTCTCTCTTGCAACAGACTCAAGTTTCTTCGGTTGCTGATTCTCAAACTAACCTCATGGGATCTACCAACTTTGCTGGTAGTACTTTCTCTCTGCCTGTTTATATTAATGATGATTCACATGTTTGCTTATTGTCTGGTGCTAGTAGAAATGTTTGGATTATAGATAGTGGAGCTACTTACCATATGACCTCAAACAAAACATACTTTTTAATCTTACTCCACTTCCTACTCCTTACTTGGTAACTTTTCCCAATGGTTATAAAGCAGAAGTTACTTATACTGGTTCTGTTACCATGTTCCCTTCTTTCAC containing:
- the LOC104094581 gene encoding uncharacterized protein, which translates into the protein MEEVQIRISQGPLIRKVTVKTNTTILMMILLCMRTVRRMSRELQDEYNRQVEESEGFDITLDLTLGAGIGAPILPQRGNEGDPIFVDLSRRAIENFNSQNATTYRYVKNVTVNTSYAAGMWCYITFEARDADANATTDDDSSALKTFQALAWWGIDGERDVRYCRFKKPSTH